GATGCGCTAACAGTTGGTCAGCACTTTAAACCCAGCAGCCAAACACGCAAAGACTCACCAAGTAATACTTGAAGCTCGTATCCTTGTTTTCGTCTTTGGTATCTTTTACTCCCTTatcgccatcaccgtcaaCCTTGACAACCATACTCGTCTCTTGCTGCTGACTGGTAGAACCACTGGTAGAGTCGCCCGGCCGGGCTTCCTGCACCTCGTTCTTCTGCTGctcagccatcatcaccacaacCAAACAGGCAGCCAGAAACTGAAAAGAGCAGAAAAGCCAAGGGCAGCAGAAAGCAAGGTCATTGTTTTAAAATAAGcttgcttcttggcatcgCAGTCCGCAAAACCCGGGGAATACGGTACAGCCAATAAAGTCGATGCATCATGACGTTTCTCGGCCCACGGGGGTGCCAAACGAAAAAGCAACTGTAATTTCCAGGCGCGGTCCTTTCAGCCGCTGAGCCAAATTCAACGACTCCGAGTCCTAGCTTGTCCGAGTCCTAGATGAGCGTACGTATTCGTTGTTTAAGAAGGGCATGATAACGGCTGATGAAATAGAGTTGAAGCAGGGATGATTTGTTGGGAATATGAAAGAGAACAGGCATAACGTGACATGGCGTCTCAGAGCAGGAGCCGGAGATTCATTCACTTCCCTTCGGATCGAATCAAGATGACAGACAGCCACACCTGCCACCCAAACTAAAGCGATCGCCACATGGATCGGAGCTTTCAGCCACACTTTCACTCTCCGGAGCATCAACGCCCCCGGTTCGGTCTCCGCGGCGCCCGACCGCTCCTCGAATTCATTCTTGGATTAAGTAGTCTCAAACTTTCTGCGTCGTCAGCATTCATAGATCCTGCTTTTATGTTGAATGGTTCATTGAAAAGCCAGGGCATTTCTCCCCCAGAAACTCTTTGAAGCAAAAATCCACCCATCTTTTGGGTTGTGACAACCCCTCCTTTCTAGCCTGAAGTTTGGTGCATATCAAACGTATGGATCAGTCCAAGGTTGGCTCGACAGCCGGGCCCGCGGGTCCCGATGACACTGCAAGACGAGCGGTAAGTCATTGATTTTAGCCAAAAAGTCTTACTGGGCCTCATGTCGACGGTGCGCCCTATGCTCCCTGTGCTGATGTACATGCAAGCGGCCTTGCTCGTGTAAATGGGGAGACGTGCAGCCACACGACGACACTCGTGGGGAACAAACAGTTACTCTTATGAATCAATGCTGACTGTATCCTCGATGGGGTAAACAGTGTGATCAATGCCGTATGAGAAAGGTGAGCATTACCTAGACATGTCAAGTCTATCTGCTGCTTCGTTAGAGAGGCAGTGTAGATCACACGAGCAGATGGAATAACACAGACTGCATGTAATAGATCCGCTGCGATAAAGACTGGCCTTGTTCCAACTGCCGCATCGCTAAGAGATCCTGTACATCTACAGGCGTTGGCCAGAGAGCCAAAGAGCCTCGGCAACGAGTCCTGATCTCGTCCCAATAGTTGGTCCCCCCCTacctcctccatccatccatatcTACACCCATGACTTTATACCCCACGAAACGTCACCCCATACGCGTACCAGGACCAACCAGATGATACCAGTTGCTGACATGAGGCCTGGATGCCCTGTAGTGAACGCAAGATCGACCAGATCGAGACTCGTCTCGGCAGCATCGAGACTATCCTCCGGGATCTAGCACAGCGGCCCGTTTCCACCCCCGCAAGCAACATCCAATTCCCTGTAACTCCTCAACAGTCCTCTGCGCAGCCTGGTACAACGACCGCCTCCACTGTGGGCTTCGAAAGCTCTGACGATGAGTCCGCATTTGGTGGTGACTCGGTAATCGCCCAACAGACCAACTTTGCCAGCGAGTTCCTTGAACACGCTGTTGAGCGGACCTCGCTGCAAGATGTCAGCCCCAAGATGTGGGAGGCTCTCACCAACCTGAGACAGTTAGCAGAGCTTCAGAACCGCCAGTCTATCAGCCATGGTCCTCGCTTCCCTCTCCAACAGCCGATTCCACAGGGTGGCCTAGTCCAGCTTCGGATGCCACCTATGGATGTCGTAGTCTCTCTTCTCAAACGCATCAGAGGTATTCCCGCCAACCTCTCCTAATATAATCCCTTCTGCTGACACACCGACCCAGCATCTCCACCAGGTCTCTTCACCTTTGTCTGCTATTTTGTGGGCATCAGTGACTTTTCCAATCTTTGCCGTATGGTCTACTTTCCCACCGACGACTTTTCCGACTCCGCCTTTATCATTGTCAACGCTGGTCTCTATTACTTATTCTTGGAGCAACACACCTTGACCGATAATGAAGTCGTCAAGGAAGAATTCGTCTCGTACCTTCATACATGTCGAGTCAACCTTGAGACTGCCCTAGCAAATGTTTCGCTCTTCATGTCTGCTAAGATCGAAACTGTCCAGGCTCTTTTATTGGGTGTAAGTCGAAACATCACGAGCTAAGCACATCTGTATACTGACCAAGCGACAGACCCTATATGCCATTGATGTATGCAGGCCATCTGTGGCCTGGCATCTGAATAGTGCTGCAGCTCAACTCTGCCTCACAGCCGGTTTCCACCGAAAGGAGCACTCATCCCGCGACCCAGAAGGATCCAGTGTCAAGGGCATCTTGTTCTGGTACATTTACACAACGGACAAGGCATTAGGTATACGGCTAGGCCGCGCCCCTGTAATCCAGGACTGGGACATCGATATCCCACGTACCTTCAACTTTGAGGGCATACTGAGTCTAGAGACCAAGGCCATTGCCACCATGTGGCTCAAAGCTGCAACACTCCAGGGTCGAGTATATGAGCAACTGTATGAGACTCTTACCACATAAACCTAGAAGCTACAACTGACATGAGACAGATTTTGCCCGGCAGCATTGGCGCAACCACAGGCGGTCATTGTCGAAAGAGCCCGGTTGTTGGCAACCGAGTGTCGCCAAGTGGTGGCGGAAGCGACTGAAAGCCGAGATCTAGCTATCGCCTCGCTAGAAAAGATAGGAGCGTCGCCTCTTGTCGATGTCCACGTCAAGGGCGACGAGGTACAACTGCTTTCAACCATGACGCTCATATATCGAGCGATCCCCGCTCCAGAGGGCTCTATCAGCCGGTTTTGTGACGAATGCGTTGAAAGTGCGCGACGGGCAGTACACACGCACCTGGCGTGTATGGAAATGGTGCGAAAGGATCCAAATGCCAAGACCATTTATGTCCATTGGTATGTTCTAACTGACTACGGCTCGTTTCCCTTTGGATGTGGCTGACAACTATTGCAGGAACTTGGTGTTGACTCCATTTGCTCCCTTCTTTGTCCTCTTCTGTTATGTCATCGAGTCCCTCTCAGCAGAAGATCTTGACTTGTTAAACAAGTTCGCCGCATCTATTGCGGAGGCTGTCGACTCGTCCGAGACTATGACGAAGCTATTCAGGCTCTGTCATGTCATGAGCAACGTGGCAGCGCTATATGTTGAGGCCAAGtcgcagcagcaagaggacCAGGCAATGGTGCCCATCGGAGATGAGTTCGAGGTGTATCTGAGCCAGCTCGGTTTCATGCCCACAGTGGATCAACAGGCCATGAATGCCGCGAACGATCCCAACGCAGTGTTCCATGAGGGCTCGCAGGTTGCGCAAATGGCGGACTGGATGTCGGGAAGCCGGAACCTGCTTGGGCTATTGGAAGAGGATATAAACCAGATAGGCGGACCTCAGTGGCCCGGACAAATGTGAAGAGCAGGTTCAAGCGAAATAGAAGGCTCTCAACTCTCAACTCCGCTGGTCGTGATGATAGTTCATATCTGTTCATGTTGGTGAAGTGTTCGTGAATGGCTTAATCCGTAGGGAACCTGGGGTCGTAGACTTCGTAGCCTTCATCCTCGGTATCGCTCTCTGCGGACAGATTCTTCTGGAGACCTGGGTTTGCCGGGGCAGGCTCAAGGACATTAGTTGGTTTGGGCTTCTCCACTGCTGTTCCTGATGCACCGCCCTCAACCTTGGTGAAGGCGCTCTTAAAGCCACTCTTCTTGAAGCCGCCCTTCTTAAAaccgcctccacctccactgCTACCATTggctccttcttgaccagggagtttgatgctgatgaggccgtctgccttggcctcggccttgcgcGCACGTGAACCCGCGTTTGGATCGCGCACCATGGCCTTCATGTCCTTGAGGCGCTGCTTGTGGCTGTGGTCATAGCTGCTGAGATGCGCCTCATAATCATTCATGCGGGAGTATCCTTTAGAGCACAGTTGGCAATAGAAGGACTTTTGAGCCTCACGCGCTGAGGAGGTCTGCGCTGGCGGGAGGGTTTGGTGTCGCTGAACGCGTCAACGAGGGGTCTTTAGaagataaataataacttacTGGCGGCATGATGAAGATATCGGAAAGCGGTAAGCCGACAGGGTATTCCGGGAGCGCGCAGAGATCTATGCGAAACTTGTACTACGTAGTATTAACGAGTGAAGTTCATGTGATGAATCCCAGATGCTTGAATCTAAGACGAGCTCCGAACACGGTGTGCGCTAATCCATTTTAGGTTAAACTACGGCCAGCTGCACTTAACCAATCGACACTCGGCAGGTGTTGCTGACCGCAAGGAAGGTGCCAAGGTCCCCGGGGACCGCCTCAACGTCACTGTCCAGGGGCATCTGGCAGGGGCCTTCCAGAACAAGTTGCCCCAGAGTTTAGGGAGCATCCCCGTTTCCTCTGGGCGTTGAGGCGCTAATCCCAACTGGAAGGAACGTCTTCCCATCCCACGCACCGTCATCATTTCTTCCCATCCTCCCCACCAAAGTTCGTTGTCCTTCTCGATCTTCGTCTTGCAAAAACAcccgctcctcctcggctgGGTATGGTTGCACCATGGACGCCGACCAATTCCCCGATTCTCGAGACTCGCTAGCAGGCTACCTGCCTCTCCAACATCTTGATCCTACGCCGGTAGACTCGCCGCCAGTAGATGCCGATGAGAGCCGCCGAGATCTCGGTCCACCGCCCCGAGGAAGCGATGATGGGTATGAACTCGTGGATTCGGACGATATGGAGGGCAGTGCAGTTTCAATCAAGGCTCCTTCAACTGGTGCTCCAGGCTTGAGCTCAAGCGCAAACCTAGCAAGCAGCACTTCATCTGGTACTGCCACAGGTCCTGGTCCCATCTTCTATCGTGAGTTCTTTGGTTTACCCTCTCGGTACTCTGTAAATACAACATTGCTAACTCC
This window of the Fusarium keratoplasticum isolate Fu6.1 chromosome 3, whole genome shotgun sequence genome carries:
- a CDS encoding Fungal-trans domain-containing protein translates to MDQSKVGSTAGPAGPDDTARRACDQCRMRKIRCDKDWPCSNCRIAKRSCTSTGVGQRAKEPRQRVLISSQYERKIDQIETRLGSIETILRDLAQRPVSTPASNIQFPVTPQQSSAQPGTTTASTVGFESSDDESAFGGDSVIAQQTNFASEFLEHAVERTSLQDVSPKMWEALTNLRQLAELQNRQSISHGPRFPLQQPIPQGGLVQLRMPPMDVVVSLLKRIRASPPGLFTFVCYFVGISDFSNLCRMVYFPTDDFSDSAFIIVNAGLYYLFLEQHTLTDNEVVKEEFVSYLHTCRVNLETALANVSLFMSAKIETVQALLLGTLYAIDVCRPSVAWHLNSAAAQLCLTAGFHRKEHSSRDPEGSSVKGILFWYIYTTDKALGIRLGRAPVIQDWDIDIPRTFNFEGILSLETKAIATMWLKAATLQGRVYEQLFCPAALAQPQAVIVERARLLATECRQVVAEATESRDLAIASLEKIGASPLVDVHVKGDEVQLLSTMTLIYRAIPAPEGSISRFCDECVESARRAVHTHLACMEMVRKDPNAKTIYVHWNLVLTPFAPFFVLFCYVIESLSAEDLDLLNKFAASIAEAVDSSETMTKLFRLCHVMSNVAALYVEAKSQQQEDQAMVPIGDEFEVYLSQLGFMPTVDQQAMNAANDPNAVFHEGSQVAQMADWMSGSRNLLGLLEEDINQIGGPQWPGQM
- a CDS encoding C2H2-type domain-containing protein translates to MPPRHQTLPPAQTSSAREAQKSFYCQLCSKGYSRMNDYEAHLSSYDHSHKQRLKDMKAMVRDPNAGSRARKAEAKADGLISIKLPGQEGANGSSGGGGGFKKGGFKKSGFKSAFTKVEGGASGTAVEKPKPTNVLEPAPANPGLQKNLSAESDTEDEGYEVYDPRFPTD